The following coding sequences lie in one Mucilaginibacter sp. KACC 22773 genomic window:
- a CDS encoding ATP-binding protein: MIHQLKKITPPGLETAIKLCRDLVSERVQAHFNNIPFDVVKWYDQHGYQLSNDPLAIIPDINDHEAWVTVMITLIPHVQPNFFESVILEHLPNGGDFPEIGGVKATNHRSMLPTGETLQFILAGTNVTQRVRLQQLFSQDHFFHRQGIIWLENVKEGEPMMSGRIILNPEWVDKILLGKESPPRFGPDFPAKKIETGIQWDDVVLHPRTMNQINDIRIWLLHHDKFNSDANLKVKIKPGYRVLFYGPPGTGKTLTAALLGKEYDKDVYRIDLSQIVSKYIGETEKNLENVFRKAETKDWILFFDEADALFGKRTNVQSAHDKYANQEVSYLLQRVEDFPGLMILASNFKNNLDDAFLRRFHSVVHFPMPNATERQNLWNKTLPAGLKLDASINLKELAEQFELTGASILSAVHYATLQSYEREDGILFHTDLIDGIRKEFLKEEKSIDN, encoded by the coding sequence ATGATCCATCAGCTAAAAAAGATTACGCCGCCGGGCCTTGAAACAGCCATAAAACTATGTCGCGACCTGGTATCAGAACGGGTACAAGCACATTTTAACAACATCCCATTTGATGTAGTAAAATGGTATGATCAGCATGGTTACCAGTTAAGCAATGATCCTTTAGCAATTATCCCCGATATTAATGACCATGAAGCCTGGGTAACTGTAATGATCACACTGATTCCGCATGTGCAGCCCAACTTTTTCGAGTCTGTTATTTTGGAGCACCTCCCCAACGGTGGCGATTTTCCGGAAATTGGCGGGGTAAAAGCCACTAATCACCGCAGCATGTTGCCAACCGGCGAAACCCTGCAGTTCATCCTGGCCGGCACCAATGTTACTCAACGGGTGCGGCTTCAGCAACTATTTAGCCAGGACCATTTTTTTCATCGCCAGGGTATAATATGGCTGGAAAATGTTAAGGAAGGCGAGCCGATGATGAGCGGCCGCATCATATTAAACCCCGAATGGGTTGACAAGATTTTATTGGGGAAGGAAAGCCCACCCAGGTTCGGTCCCGATTTTCCGGCTAAGAAAATTGAAACCGGAATCCAGTGGGATGATGTTGTGCTTCACCCACGCACCATGAACCAGATAAATGATATTCGGATTTGGTTATTGCATCACGACAAGTTCAATAGCGATGCAAATCTTAAAGTTAAAATAAAACCAGGTTACAGGGTGCTTTTTTATGGGCCGCCGGGTACCGGAAAAACCCTGACCGCCGCACTTTTGGGAAAAGAATATGATAAAGACGTTTACCGGATAGACCTTTCGCAAATTGTAAGCAAATACATAGGCGAAACAGAAAAAAACCTGGAAAACGTATTCAGAAAGGCCGAGACGAAAGACTGGATATTGTTTTTTGATGAGGCCGACGCACTATTTGGCAAGCGTACCAATGTGCAGAGCGCCCACGATAAATATGCCAACCAGGAAGTAAGCTATCTTTTGCAGCGCGTAGAGGATTTTCCGGGATTAATGATCCTGGCATCAAATTTTAAAAACAATTTGGATGACGCGTTTCTGCGCAGGTTTCATAGCGTGGTGCATTTTCCTATGCCAAATGCCACCGAAAGGCAAAACCTTTGGAACAAAACTTTACCTGCCGGGTTAAAATTAGATGCATCAATAAACCTTAAAGAACTGGCCGAGCAATTTGAACTAACCGGGGCATCTATACTCAGTGCGGTTCATTACGCCACGCTGCAGAGTTATGAGCGGGAGGATGGTATATTATTCCATACAGATTTGATAGACGGCATTAGAAAAGAGTTTTTGAAAGAAGAAAAGTCGATAGATAATTGA
- a CDS encoding eCIS core domain-containing protein codes for MANKVIYRRRRRQAPAAHDSKFFKKDASQEQSFFGDPQKQAFFQNQHVQRKCDHCEQEEKKEVHRVADKKEEEKRVHRMEDKKEDKEIHRTTDKKEEDNTVHRMEDKKEDKSVHRKEDKKEDEKMAHRKDDEKDAHRKVDAASSPATASASSYISNLGGKGNELPASSKHFFQTTMGADFSDVKIHTGTEAEQSAAAINAKAYTVDNHIVFAANQFNTETHEGKKLLAHELTHVMQQSDGINRKATIPSTTLPETELEGGIGNVTGKGTSTSNQVAHGGDVKVEGLTTANYDHGTFATTDITAERAKGCKPCGKAPCVTLKGTLVSEFHADPKVKLPTVPPGHTPCETEKIQTFIDTKLTNHEQEHVNAFNTYNGTVSTPFAFTGCYTEAELKKFVQPIHDKIEKDRETAANLLSKKLDPFLEKIGTEECTDRPAPTAPKRAAPPPHH; via the coding sequence ATGGCAAACAAAGTAATATACCGTCGCCGGCGTCGCCAGGCACCTGCGGCGCACGACAGCAAGTTTTTCAAGAAAGATGCCAGCCAGGAGCAATCCTTCTTTGGCGACCCTCAAAAACAGGCTTTTTTCCAAAATCAGCATGTGCAGCGCAAATGCGATCATTGCGAACAAGAAGAGAAAAAAGAAGTTCATCGCGTGGCCGATAAAAAGGAAGAAGAGAAGCGTGTGCACCGGATGGAGGACAAAAAGGAGGACAAAGAAATACACCGGACTACGGATAAGAAAGAGGAAGATAACACTGTGCACCGGATGGAGGATAAAAAAGAAGATAAGAGTGTGCATCGAAAAGAAGATAAAAAAGAAGACGAAAAGATGGCGCACCGCAAGGATGATGAAAAGGATGCGCATCGTAAAGTTGATGCTGCAAGCTCACCGGCTACCGCATCGGCATCGTCTTATATTTCAAACTTAGGCGGTAAGGGCAACGAACTGCCGGCGTCATCAAAACACTTTTTTCAAACGACAATGGGTGCCGATTTCAGCGACGTCAAGATACACACAGGTACGGAGGCAGAGCAGTCGGCAGCTGCCATAAACGCTAAAGCTTATACTGTGGATAATCATATAGTTTTTGCTGCTAACCAGTTTAATACCGAAACGCACGAAGGCAAAAAACTATTAGCGCATGAACTTACACATGTTATGCAACAATCGGATGGCATAAACAGGAAAGCTACCATACCTTCAACCACATTACCGGAAACAGAGCTGGAAGGCGGCATAGGTAATGTTACAGGAAAAGGCACTTCTACATCAAACCAGGTTGCTCATGGCGGCGATGTTAAGGTTGAGGGGCTTACCACAGCAAATTATGATCATGGTACTTTTGCCACCACCGATATTACAGCCGAACGAGCCAAAGGCTGCAAACCTTGCGGTAAAGCTCCTTGTGTAACATTGAAAGGCACGCTGGTTTCGGAGTTTCATGCTGACCCTAAAGTGAAACTCCCCACGGTTCCGCCAGGGCATACCCCTTGTGAAACAGAAAAGATCCAAACCTTTATTGATACCAAGCTAACCAATCACGAACAGGAACACGTTAACGCCTTTAATACTTACAACGGTACCGTAAGTACACCATTTGCTTTTACAGGCTGCTATACGGAGGCTGAGCTGAAAAAATTTGTGCAACCTATTCACGATAAAATTGAAAAAGACCGCGAAACTGCAGCCAATTTGCTCAGTAAAAAGCTGGACCCGTTTTTAGAGAAAATAGGCACAGAGGAATGCACCGACAGGCCGGCGCCCACCGCGCCGAAACGAGCCGCGCCACCGCCGCATCATTAA
- a CDS encoding eCIS core domain-containing protein, with product MVSTTEKTAKTNHIAPKKADGNCFFRKAEEPSFFQSNDKPAFFGGAAVQPKLSVSTPDDPHEKEADQVADQVMRMPEPVAAPVNTNPQQGEDLQRKEEEEHTVHPKLETPSITSLQCKQQGTIISPRLMPFVQRSSNSDEFVSDNSDNAPSGQHSEGHLSLKSLPLCRSPGQAESNRGPPAASSSFESSLSSSKGNGSALPSDTMASMNSRFNTDFSGVRIHTGATAETLSSSINAQAFTHGSDIYFNTGKFQPGTDSGGLLLAHELTHTIQQGSVSQPAQGSAVSRKPIIQRQAHDRPVPSQLNNAVAKAKGEVGKVNANEAGPDGFRTGWQRLVEYFKTTLGQDKVVAEGQPGSQGAVSEGDIKKERKIDNALPPANPRPAAGPYVRDAMPSWCGIFAFWSLHKGGVPLRRWEIGGPPAVDVNAAYPPGYIPKAGDIAYRNAFSHYALVEKATGDTVTTINGNTSGENNLGAQIQVKDHPLKSWTAFFDPLMLMNGQLGSGDTAAEEKPKTLREMRQQIFHVNRKEDTTSGDAESTGDSIETQVHAKPELSNWAVNPAGALTHSPPVTPAVQAKEEPGHHEDDLQENEAHYEPHSHEIQRKHDGEYAHNEPQGPDVQLKADRKIQCSWFDSALSVINSAVDYVAKGLEAGKEFLLNQARDFAMAIPGYMALRVVLGEDPITNQQVERNGHNFIEAAFDIMPGGRLLHQKLEELGALRTAEAWVDTQIAAITSVVQGIENSVESFWNHLSLTDLAHPQQIFERIGTIIHDAITSIINFAVNAATELLAIVKRFLLNQLVSFIKDHTTAYPLLCVILGQDPVTDEHVDRNGTTILNALLELGGEEGREQRRQMQETGSFKKVADYIDRDIRIFGNAYTDIKAGIAHIWDYVSINSLMHPIDTFNEIYNTFAAPVRKVWDFVTEVGAAILRFIKEVLMVRLSAWARTQRGYFLVTVIIGEDPFTKANVPRNTENVIHGFMSLMEGGEEQFNQMKESGAIDRTTQRVNAAVERLNMTPESIIQLFIDLWHSFSLNDLIHPIEAFQRIIHRFGEPIARLIAFVIEIIKIVIDVIMQIMNFPTDLIRNIIAKAMLAIEMIKRDPIGFLKNLLKAIKEGFTQFFTNIVEHLIFGLTGWLMSELKDAGVPELKDTTLRGVITWILAVLDLSMETIWKKLAEHPKIGPQKVAKIRSVINTLEGIWTFIKDVQERGIEAIWDKIKEQLTNLWDTVLSSVKNWVMEQIVNKVTAKLLSMLDPTGIMAVINSAIALYKAIQSFIKYLREMLQVVNSFVEGVVEIASGNTARAANFLEGALHRAMPIVIGFLANQVGLGGIGHRIGELIVSARALVDEAITWLINKAVDLGSKLLEMGKNAIAAVMDWWKAKKEFTLPNGEQHEIYVEGTAAAPLIMVASNNPKTIEQLIADGKPKVATDPVKTGLLAKAETDNNTLKDKIKTKKGEIEAAVEPQKTQKENELRQHILTELESIKESLKNGGALTTAEVDLPVTPVPTYGGLDTGFATSMTIKPLTKLGITGSDVSADSQMYRDLLLRKENPDGRSFYVAGHLLNNNLHGDGSTWQNLTPITQTANGDHLRDVENPIKDEVTANSIMEYTVTVNYQDSAKTNQLLGEIRAQDPNYTGNPELDQKYKIISAEARLPRSFSCTARKLKKGANPGEYLPDKDIFVNKPVTSDIKQESLAVYYLKGGLGTTYKSLADLMAAAKTEAAKAGSSWDAFYKDINYRASIDKRIADDAANKGKIKEPFDQQRLFEFEKNKIEDIPVVPASIQNWESFQGNREAYRPDAINPNTHLKTLKKNFGTKMGRVKAELLRSAREMLGAVIATDKWNDFRKANNLYPRADILEQSELDTFKATYFDPKIASLRAAPAPGTAPAATPVPPTTP from the coding sequence ATGGTATCAACCACCGAAAAAACGGCTAAAACAAATCACATCGCCCCAAAAAAGGCGGATGGGAATTGTTTTTTCCGGAAGGCCGAGGAGCCTTCGTTTTTTCAGTCGAATGATAAACCAGCATTTTTTGGTGGGGCTGCTGTTCAGCCCAAATTATCTGTAAGCACGCCCGATGATCCCCACGAAAAAGAAGCTGACCAGGTGGCCGACCAGGTAATGCGCATGCCGGAACCGGTAGCCGCCCCCGTTAATACCAACCCCCAACAGGGCGAAGACCTGCAACGGAAAGAAGAGGAAGAACATACAGTGCACCCCAAACTGGAAACCCCTTCTATCACTTCGCTGCAATGCAAACAGCAGGGAACCATCATCAGCCCAAGGCTAATGCCGTTTGTGCAGCGTAGCAGCAACAGCGACGAATTTGTATCGGATAACAGCGACAATGCACCATCCGGTCAGCATAGTGAAGGCCACTTATCATTAAAATCACTCCCATTATGCCGCAGCCCCGGCCAGGCCGAAAGTAACCGTGGGCCGCCGGCAGCAAGTTCCAGCTTTGAATCGTCACTTTCCTCAAGTAAGGGGAATGGCAGCGCTTTGCCGTCTGACACGATGGCGAGCATGAACTCGCGTTTCAATACTGATTTCAGCGGTGTGCGTATTCATACCGGCGCAACAGCCGAAACCTTAAGCAGCAGCATAAACGCCCAGGCATTTACGCATGGCAGCGATATTTATTTCAATACCGGCAAATTTCAGCCCGGTACTGATAGTGGTGGCTTATTGCTTGCACATGAGCTTACACATACTATACAGCAAGGCAGCGTCTCTCAACCTGCCCAGGGAAGTGCTGTATCCCGAAAACCCATTATACAACGCCAGGCTCATGACAGACCTGTGCCCTCTCAATTAAATAATGCCGTAGCCAAAGCCAAAGGCGAAGTAGGTAAAGTAAATGCAAATGAGGCTGGTCCTGATGGATTCCGTACGGGCTGGCAAAGGCTTGTTGAATATTTTAAAACCACCCTGGGCCAGGATAAAGTTGTTGCCGAAGGGCAACCCGGTTCGCAGGGTGCCGTTTCCGAAGGCGATATTAAAAAAGAAAGAAAAATTGATAATGCGCTGCCGCCTGCAAACCCAAGGCCGGCCGCCGGTCCGTACGTTAGGGATGCTATGCCAAGTTGGTGTGGTATTTTCGCGTTCTGGAGTTTGCACAAAGGCGGTGTACCGTTAAGGAGATGGGAAATAGGCGGGCCGCCGGCAGTTGATGTTAACGCTGCGTATCCGCCGGGCTATATTCCAAAAGCCGGCGATATAGCCTACCGGAATGCATTTTCGCACTATGCGCTGGTGGAGAAAGCCACTGGCGATACAGTTACCACTATAAACGGAAATACATCAGGCGAGAATAACCTTGGCGCCCAAATCCAGGTTAAGGATCATCCGCTAAAAAGCTGGACAGCATTTTTTGATCCATTGATGCTGATGAACGGGCAGCTTGGCTCGGGCGATACTGCTGCTGAAGAAAAACCAAAGACGCTAAGGGAGATGCGGCAGCAAATATTCCACGTAAACCGCAAAGAAGATACAACCTCCGGCGATGCAGAAAGCACCGGTGATAGCATAGAAACACAGGTACATGCCAAACCCGAACTAAGCAACTGGGCCGTTAATCCGGCCGGCGCGCTTACACATAGCCCGCCGGTTACACCCGCTGTACAGGCTAAAGAAGAACCAGGCCATCATGAGGATGACCTACAGGAAAATGAGGCACACTATGAGCCGCATAGCCACGAGATACAACGAAAACATGATGGTGAATACGCTCACAATGAGCCGCAGGGGCCGGATGTTCAGCTTAAGGCGGATAGAAAGATTCAATGTTCATGGTTTGATAGCGCTTTATCTGTCATTAATTCGGCGGTTGATTATGTAGCCAAGGGACTGGAAGCCGGTAAGGAATTTTTACTTAACCAGGCCCGCGATTTTGCAATGGCCATACCGGGCTATATGGCCCTGCGCGTGGTATTGGGCGAAGACCCTATAACCAATCAGCAGGTTGAGCGTAATGGCCATAACTTTATTGAGGCCGCATTTGATATTATGCCGGGTGGCCGCCTGTTGCACCAAAAACTCGAAGAACTTGGCGCACTCAGAACTGCCGAAGCATGGGTTGACACACAAATAGCTGCTATTACATCTGTAGTACAGGGGATTGAGAATAGTGTTGAAAGCTTCTGGAACCACCTTTCGCTTACCGACCTTGCGCACCCTCAACAGATATTTGAGCGGATAGGAACCATTATACATGATGCCATAACCAGCATCATCAATTTTGCGGTAAACGCTGCGACCGAGTTGCTGGCCATTGTTAAACGCTTCCTGCTTAACCAACTGGTATCGTTTATCAAAGATCATACTACGGCCTATCCGTTACTGTGTGTTATTTTAGGACAAGATCCTGTAACCGATGAACATGTAGACAGGAACGGCACAACCATATTGAATGCATTGCTGGAACTTGGCGGCGAAGAAGGCCGCGAACAGCGTCGGCAGATGCAGGAAACGGGCAGCTTTAAAAAGGTTGCAGATTATATCGACCGGGACATCCGGATATTTGGCAATGCCTATACTGACATAAAAGCCGGCATTGCCCATATCTGGGACTACGTATCTATCAACAGCCTGATGCATCCGATAGATACTTTCAATGAGATTTATAACACTTTTGCGGCGCCGGTACGCAAGGTATGGGATTTTGTAACCGAAGTGGGTGCCGCAATACTCCGGTTTATAAAAGAGGTATTGATGGTGCGCCTCTCGGCATGGGCGCGTACGCAGCGGGGCTATTTCCTGGTTACAGTTATTATTGGCGAAGATCCGTTTACGAAAGCAAATGTTCCGCGAAATACCGAGAATGTGATCCATGGCTTCATGAGCCTGATGGAAGGCGGCGAAGAGCAGTTTAACCAGATGAAGGAATCCGGAGCAATCGACCGGACGACGCAACGCGTTAACGCCGCAGTAGAGCGGCTAAATATGACGCCGGAATCGATTATACAGTTATTTATTGATCTGTGGCACTCGTTCAGCTTAAATGATCTTATTCACCCGATAGAAGCCTTCCAGCGTATTATTCACAGGTTTGGTGAGCCTATAGCGCGGTTGATCGCTTTTGTGATCGAGATCATCAAAATTGTGATTGATGTGATCATGCAGATCATGAACTTCCCAACCGACCTGATCCGCAACATTATAGCTAAAGCTATGCTGGCGATAGAAATGATCAAGCGCGATCCGATTGGCTTCCTCAAAAATTTATTGAAAGCGATTAAAGAAGGCTTTACACAGTTCTTTACCAATATTGTTGAGCACCTCATTTTCGGGCTTACAGGCTGGCTAATGAGTGAGTTGAAGGATGCCGGCGTACCCGAACTTAAGGATACTACCTTACGGGGAGTAATTACCTGGATACTGGCAGTGCTTGACCTATCGATGGAAACCATTTGGAAGAAACTTGCCGAGCATCCAAAAATTGGCCCGCAAAAAGTTGCGAAGATCCGAAGCGTAATCAATACCCTTGAAGGAATATGGACATTTATAAAAGACGTACAGGAACGAGGTATTGAGGCTATTTGGGATAAGATTAAAGAACAACTGACTAATCTTTGGGACACCGTGCTCAGTAGTGTTAAAAACTGGGTAATGGAGCAAATTGTTAATAAGGTTACGGCCAAGTTGCTCTCTATGCTTGACCCAACGGGTATAATGGCAGTTATTAACAGCGCTATTGCACTTTACAAAGCCATACAATCCTTCATAAAATACCTGCGCGAAATGTTACAGGTTGTCAATTCGTTCGTGGAAGGCGTGGTTGAAATTGCCAGCGGTAATACCGCAAGGGCTGCTAACTTCCTTGAAGGCGCACTGCACCGCGCTATGCCTATAGTTATAGGCTTCCTGGCCAACCAGGTTGGTCTTGGCGGGATAGGCCACCGAATTGGCGAGTTGATTGTGAGCGCCCGTGCACTGGTTGATGAAGCTATAACCTGGCTGATAAATAAAGCGGTTGACCTAGGCAGCAAGCTGCTGGAAATGGGAAAAAATGCAATTGCTGCTGTGATGGATTGGTGGAAAGCCAAGAAAGAATTTACACTTCCGAATGGTGAACAACACGAAATATATGTTGAGGGAACAGCTGCCGCACCGCTAATTATGGTGGCGAGCAATAACCCTAAAACCATTGAGCAGCTAATTGCCGATGGAAAACCAAAGGTAGCCACAGACCCTGTAAAAACAGGATTGCTTGCTAAGGCCGAAACAGACAATAATACGCTAAAAGATAAGATCAAAACTAAAAAAGGCGAAATAGAAGCAGCTGTTGAGCCGCAAAAAACGCAAAAAGAAAACGAGCTGCGGCAGCATATATTGACAGAATTAGAATCGATCAAAGAATCGCTTAAAAACGGCGGTGCGCTAACCACTGCCGAAGTCGATCTGCCGGTCACACCGGTTCCAACGTATGGCGGGCTCGATACCGGATTTGCGACCAGTATGACCATTAAACCGCTTACAAAATTGGGTATTACAGGTAGTGACGTTAGCGCTGATAGTCAAATGTACCGCGATTTGTTGTTAAGAAAGGAAAACCCAGACGGAAGAAGTTTCTATGTAGCGGGACACTTGCTTAACAACAACCTGCATGGTGACGGATCGACCTGGCAAAATTTGACTCCGATCACGCAGACCGCAAACGGAGATCACCTCAGGGATGTTGAAAATCCGATAAAAGATGAGGTTACTGCCAATTCTATTATGGAGTATACTGTAACCGTAAATTACCAGGATTCTGCGAAGACCAACCAGTTATTGGGCGAAATAAGGGCACAGGATCCGAACTATACCGGCAACCCCGAATTGGATCAGAAATATAAAATTATATCTGCCGAAGCGCGTTTGCCACGTTCATTTAGTTGTACTGCCAGAAAACTCAAAAAGGGCGCAAATCCAGGAGAATATTTACCGGATAAAGATATATTCGTAAATAAACCGGTTACAAGCGATATTAAGCAGGAAAGCCTGGCTGTATATTACCTTAAAGGAGGACTTGGCACTACCTATAAATCGCTCGCCGACCTCATGGCGGCCGCCAAAACCGAAGCCGCTAAAGCCGGTTCATCATGGGATGCTTTCTACAAGGATATTAATTATCGCGCCAGTATCGATAAGAGAATTGCCGATGACGCAGCAAATAAAGGGAAGATAAAAGAGCCGTTTGATCAGCAACGGCTATTTGAATTTGAAAAGAATAAGATAGAAGATATTCCGGTTGTTCCAGCTTCAATACAAAACTGGGAATCGTTCCAGGGTAACAGAGAAGCTTACCGGCCCGATGCAATTAACCCGAACACACACCTTAAAACGCTGAAGAAAAACTTTGGTACAAAAATGGGCCGTGTAAAGGCCGAACTACTCCGATCGGCCAGGGAAATGCTTGGCGCCGTTATTGCAACCGATAAATGGAACGACTTTAGGAAAGCTAATAATCTTTATCCAAGAGCTGATATACTTGAACAGAGCGAATTGGATACTTTTAAGGCGACTTATTTTGACCCTAAAATAGCAAGTTTACGGGCAGCCCCTGCTCCGGGCACCGCTCCGGCGGCAACTCCGGTACCACCCACAACACCATAA
- a CDS encoding contractile injection system tape measure protein yields MFLETENNIGNLSFQLQYNGNVDGIAIKKTTEDIVEHNFLPALESLLDKHSPPQNVVSIDKLICEINIGASDLNDGLTGKIMLQLEKLLLEKLALVNDTEQPPTIEKRFAETLLYYLENGYLPWWAAISTRQQLNELIIRQVKSEIPGSMADALLILLKRETVVARICNDFEDATFWNFFKLLPGWVDNSITTAWQKDYFTFIAGEKPAFDKRQTSFLYKKSLLKSLSFYKATQLAFNLIGINKQFVSSFTAGVWLHFISFDKNFAADAAKLINKIKNEELKTTLALTGNQDSSTNEKNLQTTEAGKPDNAKEKAEEAENTPIKDAIYINNSGLVIIAPYLGMFFRKAGIVEDDKITDLTKAITLLNYISKGFDAFAEFEIVLPKLLCGLDVKDALKYRYMVTADDVAMIDELLSSIVANWPILKNTSNDTLRSTFLLRDGKLTFKDNGPRLKVQQNSLDVLLEHLPWNISMVKLPWMKNILYVEWV; encoded by the coding sequence ATGTTTTTAGAAACTGAAAATAACATTGGTAATCTTTCATTTCAATTGCAGTATAACGGCAACGTGGATGGTATTGCAATAAAAAAAACAACGGAGGATATAGTTGAGCACAATTTTTTACCTGCGCTGGAAAGTTTGCTGGATAAGCACAGTCCGCCACAAAATGTTGTTTCAATAGATAAACTAATTTGCGAAATTAATATTGGTGCCAGCGACCTAAATGATGGGCTCACCGGTAAAATAATGCTGCAACTGGAAAAATTGCTGCTGGAAAAGCTTGCTTTGGTTAATGACACTGAACAACCACCAACTATTGAAAAGCGTTTTGCCGAAACTTTGTTGTATTACCTGGAGAACGGGTATTTGCCGTGGTGGGCGGCAATAAGCACCAGGCAACAGCTTAATGAACTGATAATAAGACAGGTTAAAAGTGAAATTCCTGGTAGTATGGCGGATGCCTTGCTGATCTTATTAAAACGCGAAACAGTTGTGGCCCGCATATGTAATGATTTTGAAGACGCTACTTTTTGGAACTTTTTTAAATTGTTGCCGGGGTGGGTTGATAATTCCATTACCACAGCCTGGCAAAAGGATTATTTCACTTTTATTGCTGGCGAAAAACCAGCCTTTGATAAACGCCAAACCTCTTTTTTGTATAAAAAAAGTCTTTTGAAAAGCCTATCGTTTTATAAAGCTACCCAATTGGCATTTAATCTTATCGGGATAAACAAGCAATTTGTAAGTTCTTTTACAGCCGGGGTTTGGCTGCACTTTATTTCATTCGATAAAAACTTCGCGGCAGATGCTGCGAAATTGATCAACAAAATAAAAAATGAAGAGCTGAAAACAACGTTGGCATTGACTGGCAACCAGGATAGTAGCACAAATGAAAAAAATTTACAAACAACAGAAGCAGGAAAACCAGATAACGCAAAGGAAAAAGCAGAAGAAGCAGAAAACACTCCAATTAAGGATGCTATCTATATCAACAATAGCGGCCTTGTAATTATTGCGCCTTATTTAGGCATGTTTTTCAGAAAAGCAGGTATTGTAGAGGACGATAAAATAACTGATTTAACCAAAGCAATTACCCTGTTAAATTATATCAGCAAAGGTTTTGATGCGTTTGCCGAATTCGAAATTGTTTTGCCAAAACTGCTTTGCGGTCTCGACGTGAAAGATGCACTTAAATACCGGTATATGGTTACCGCCGACGATGTTGCAATGATAGATGAGTTGCTTAGCTCCATTGTAGCTAACTGGCCGATCTTGAAAAACACGTCGAATGACACCTTGCGCAGCACATTTTTACTGCGCGATGGAAAGCTTACTTTTAAAGATAATGGCCCGCGCCTTAAAGTACAGCAAAACTCCCTGGATGTTTTACTGGAACATCTTCCCTGGAATATCAGTATGGTAAAGCTGCCCTGGATGAAAAATATATTATATGTTGAGTGGGTATAA